A stretch of Syntrophales bacterium DNA encodes these proteins:
- a CDS encoding nuclear transport factor 2 family protein, with translation MKFFKVLLISAVALLFLNQAVLAGQEAVSETDMGEKLVRQLWAGMKKTDMKSVEKKIAEGFQSVHQDGANNRMEEIELIKNLKLGEYTLSNFHVTRNGPVIVATYFVSVEETIKGRRLTKKPAPRLSVFLKTDDGWKWIAHANLKPLGSKEK, from the coding sequence ATGAAATTTTTTAAGGTATTGTTGATATCAGCCGTTGCCCTTCTGTTTTTAAATCAGGCGGTTTTGGCTGGTCAGGAGGCTGTCTCTGAAACCGATATGGGAGAGAAGCTGGTGCGCCAGTTGTGGGCCGGTATGAAGAAAACAGACATGAAGAGTGTCGAAAAGAAGATTGCCGAGGGATTTCAGTCAGTGCATCAGGACGGTGCCAATAACCGCATGGAGGAAATAGAACTTATTAAAAACCTCAAGCTCGGCGAATATACTCTGTCCAACTTTCATGTGACCCGGAACGGACCGGTCATTGTTGCCACCTACTTTGTTTCTGTGGAGGAGACAATTAAAGGCAGGCGGCTGACAAAGAAGCCGGCGCCAAGGCTTAGTGTCTTTCTGAAGACTGACGATGGCTGGAAGTGGATTGCACATGCCAATCTCAAGCCATTAGGTTCTAAGGAAAAGTAA